From a region of the Agromyces ramosus genome:
- a CDS encoding Lrp/AsnC family transcriptional regulator → MTNTGRSSPPRPVHLDDVSKAIIEQLQADGRRSYADIGKAVGLSEAAVRQRVQRLTESGVMQIVAVTDPMQLGFTRQAMIGIRAGGDTRVLAERIAEIPEIDYVVLTAGSFDVLAEVVCENDEELITLLNSRIRNLEGVQSTETFVYLKLQKQFYNWGTR, encoded by the coding sequence ATGACGAACACCGGGCGTTCCTCCCCACCGCGGCCCGTGCATCTCGACGACGTCTCGAAGGCGATCATCGAGCAGTTGCAAGCCGACGGTCGGCGTTCGTATGCCGACATCGGCAAGGCCGTCGGGCTCTCCGAGGCTGCCGTGCGCCAGCGCGTGCAGCGTCTCACGGAGTCGGGCGTGATGCAGATTGTCGCGGTGACCGACCCGATGCAGCTCGGATTCACACGCCAGGCGATGATCGGCATTCGTGCCGGCGGCGACACCAGGGTGCTCGCCGAGCGCATCGCCGAGATCCCCGAGATCGACTACGTCGTGCTCACGGCCGGCAGCTTCGACGTGCTGGCCGAGGTCGTTTGCGAGAACGACGAGGAGCTCATCACCCTGCTCAACTCCCGCATCCGCAACCTCGAGGGCGTGCAGAGCACCGAGACGTTCGTCTACCTGAAGCTGCAGAAGCAGTTCTACAACTGGGGCACCCGTTGA
- a CDS encoding FHA domain-containing protein yields MVAGAVSSSAQRGAPAWDVIVGDRFIAAVGAPAPEAVLAALAEAAGDPDPTVERLVGLVPIGRADPVGSFALVWWPADTWTEVTAVVRGDAVVDLDSPGGSRRFDARGSRPWLLADFHDVIAVRLTGVEAALLPVGAAVDPVPHARASVRASSIEWTLARPSQQGAPGAPGAPGSTRPTIAAPPIAHADPDVAADTVLVRRRVADADTVLAAPPRHVEADTILTPRASRRRRGDRPVQTPLTVDLDGVPSTRRALGDPGGAGTPSMHDGADAAASADLAARDPRPRATGSSLGRAKQTAADPPAAARVPAPVPPPGAPRFRVGEGPERVFTAPVLIGRRPMPPRVAGLAGPPPELVTVESPGSVVSGTHLELRLEGTRLVATDLRSTNGTTVHTAAGARRMRAGESVVVTPGSRLDLGDDTIVEILPAPGTSIE; encoded by the coding sequence ATGGTCGCCGGAGCCGTCTCGAGTTCCGCCCAGCGCGGTGCGCCCGCCTGGGACGTGATCGTCGGCGACCGCTTCATCGCGGCCGTCGGTGCGCCCGCTCCAGAGGCGGTGCTCGCCGCGCTCGCCGAGGCCGCGGGCGACCCCGACCCCACGGTCGAGCGGCTGGTCGGGCTTGTTCCCATCGGTCGCGCCGATCCCGTCGGGTCGTTCGCCCTCGTCTGGTGGCCGGCCGACACGTGGACGGAGGTGACCGCGGTCGTGCGCGGAGATGCCGTCGTCGACCTCGACTCGCCCGGGGGCAGTCGGCGCTTCGATGCCAGGGGCAGCCGGCCCTGGCTCCTCGCGGACTTCCACGACGTGATCGCGGTGCGGCTCACCGGCGTCGAAGCAGCGCTCCTCCCGGTCGGCGCCGCGGTGGACCCCGTGCCGCACGCCCGCGCGAGCGTGCGTGCGTCGTCGATCGAGTGGACGCTCGCACGGCCGTCGCAGCAGGGGGCGCCGGGGGCGCCTGGGGCGCCGGGGTCGACACGGCCGACGATCGCGGCACCGCCGATCGCGCATGCCGATCCTGACGTCGCCGCCGACACGGTCCTGGTGCGCCGGCGCGTGGCCGATGCCGACACCGTGCTCGCCGCGCCGCCGAGACATGTCGAGGCCGACACGATCCTCACGCCGCGGGCATCGCGTCGCCGTCGCGGTGATCGCCCGGTGCAGACGCCGTTGACGGTCGACCTCGACGGCGTTCCCTCGACGCGACGAGCGCTCGGCGACCCCGGTGGTGCCGGTACGCCATCGATGCACGATGGGGCGGATGCCGCGGCATCCGCTGATCTGGCGGCACGGGACCCGCGACCGCGCGCGACCGGCAGCAGCCTCGGGCGCGCGAAGCAGACGGCGGCCGATCCGCCCGCCGCCGCGAGGGTTCCGGCTCCCGTGCCGCCCCCGGGCGCGCCGCGGTTCCGCGTCGGCGAAGGGCCGGAACGCGTGTTCACGGCGCCGGTGCTCATCGGTCGCCGTCCGATGCCGCCGAGAGTCGCCGGTCTCGCCGGACCGCCACCCGAGCTCGTCACGGTCGAGTCGCCCGGGTCGGTCGTCTCCGGAACGCACCTGGAACTTCGGCTCGAGGGAACGCGGCTGGTCGCGACCGACTTGCGCTCGACGAACGGCACGACGGTGCACACCGCAGCCGGCGCGCGGCGCATGCGGGCCGGCGAGTCGGTCGTCGTCACTCCGGGCAGCAGGCTCGACCTCGGAGACGATACGATCGTCGAGATCCTCCCCGCCCCAGGAACTTCGATCGAGTGA
- a CDS encoding PP2C family protein-serine/threonine phosphatase — protein MTQIGNGNALHRVSLPDGTEITLSWAALTDTGLRREVNEDSFIAQAPVFAVADGMGGHAAGDFASAAVVTRLAEHGGKTLVGTPEIDQALRLAVQDMGRGAGVTDEGSGTTVTGAALGTIADEPAWIVFNIGDSRVYRLVGGVLEQLTVDHSIVQELVDAGQITREEADTHPHSNVITRAVGFHEAPIPDYRAIAVEEGMRLLICSDGLTKELTSYGIRHFLVANAKSEKAARQLLEAAIGNGGRDNVTVVVVDVVRVARPHGGHPGEGGETARA, from the coding sequence GTGACGCAGATAGGCAATGGCAATGCACTCCATCGGGTCTCCCTCCCCGACGGCACCGAGATCACCCTCTCGTGGGCTGCGCTCACCGACACCGGACTCCGGCGCGAGGTCAACGAAGACAGCTTCATCGCGCAGGCCCCGGTGTTCGCCGTCGCCGACGGCATGGGCGGTCATGCCGCTGGCGACTTCGCGAGTGCAGCCGTGGTGACCCGGCTCGCCGAGCACGGCGGCAAGACGCTCGTCGGCACCCCCGAGATCGACCAGGCGCTGCGCCTGGCAGTGCAGGACATGGGCCGCGGCGCCGGCGTCACCGACGAGGGCAGCGGCACGACCGTCACGGGGGCAGCGCTCGGCACGATCGCCGACGAGCCGGCGTGGATCGTGTTCAACATCGGCGACTCCCGCGTCTACCGTCTCGTGGGCGGCGTGCTCGAACAGCTCACCGTCGATCACTCGATCGTGCAGGAGCTCGTCGATGCCGGCCAGATCACTCGCGAAGAGGCCGACACCCACCCCCACTCGAACGTCATCACCCGCGCCGTGGGCTTCCATGAGGCACCGATCCCCGACTATCGCGCGATCGCGGTCGAGGAGGGCATGCGCCTCCTCATCTGTTCCGACGGGCTCACGAAAGAGCTCACGTCGTACGGCATCCGTCACTTCCTCGTCGCCAACGCGAAGAGTGAGAAGGCCGCGCGGCAACTCCTCGAGGCCGCCATCGGCAACGGCGGTCGCGACAACGTGACGGTCGTCGTCGTCGACGTCGTGAGGGTCGCGCGTCCCCACGGCGGGCATCCGGGTGAGGGCGGCGAGACGGCCAGAGCCTGA
- a CDS encoding serine/threonine-protein kinase, translated as MARRLPSNPPNLPGFAFIRVLGSGGFADVFLYEQNMPRRLVAVKVLLAEVVNDDLRQMFQAEANLMAQLSSHPSILTVYQASVAADGRPYLVMEYCSATLGQRYRAVQLPIAEVLSTGVRIASAVETAHRQGVLHRDIKPSNILTTAYGHPVLSDFGIAATLGEAEANDNVGLSIPWSAPEVLHDDVSGSVASEVWSLGATVYSLLAGRSPFEVPGGDNASAQLMARIDKARLVPTGRVDAPMSLERVLARAMSRRPSDRQASVLEFIRDLQSVEEELGLPQTPIEVAMDDWALATAVDADDRTRISGIHASDDVGSRRRRRAASRNVATAASADSRLHESGTGRGRPSPPSARRLAWGISIVATLLVALVAAGAYVVIQSNRSIPVVTDVQGTFDGTAVTFTWNDPGLADGDAYIVTVGGTAWPMQREPVFAVNADDGDRVCASITVTRDGKSGKPSAQRCVDVDEAG; from the coding sequence GTGGCCCGACGACTGCCATCCAACCCGCCCAACCTGCCGGGCTTCGCGTTCATCCGCGTGCTCGGGTCGGGTGGATTCGCCGACGTGTTCCTCTACGAGCAGAACATGCCACGTCGGCTCGTGGCCGTGAAGGTGCTGCTCGCCGAGGTCGTCAACGACGACCTGCGGCAGATGTTCCAGGCCGAGGCCAACCTGATGGCGCAGCTGTCGTCGCACCCCTCGATCCTCACGGTGTACCAGGCGAGCGTCGCCGCCGACGGCAGGCCGTACCTTGTCATGGAGTACTGCTCCGCCACGCTCGGGCAGCGCTACCGGGCGGTGCAGCTGCCGATCGCCGAAGTGCTCTCCACCGGTGTGCGCATCGCGAGCGCGGTCGAGACCGCCCATCGGCAGGGCGTGCTGCACCGCGACATCAAGCCGTCGAACATTCTCACGACCGCATACGGTCATCCGGTGCTCTCCGACTTCGGCATCGCCGCCACCCTCGGCGAAGCCGAGGCGAACGACAACGTGGGCCTGTCGATCCCGTGGTCGGCGCCCGAGGTGCTGCACGACGACGTGTCCGGCAGCGTGGCGAGCGAGGTCTGGTCGCTCGGTGCGACGGTGTACTCGCTGCTCGCGGGGCGGAGCCCGTTCGAGGTTCCGGGTGGCGACAACGCCTCGGCGCAGCTGATGGCCCGCATCGACAAGGCACGGCTCGTCCCGACCGGTCGGGTCGACGCACCGATGAGCCTCGAGCGAGTGCTCGCGCGCGCGATGTCGCGCCGCCCGAGCGATCGCCAAGCGAGCGTGCTCGAGTTCATCCGCGACCTGCAGTCCGTCGAAGAGGAGCTCGGACTGCCGCAGACCCCCATCGAGGTCGCGATGGACGACTGGGCGCTCGCCACGGCCGTCGACGCCGACGACCGCACGCGCATCAGCGGCATCCACGCATCCGATGACGTCGGCAGTCGTCGCCGTCGCCGCGCCGCTTCGCGGAACGTCGCAACGGCGGCGAGCGCCGATTCCCGCCTGCACGAGTCCGGCACTGGGCGAGGGCGCCCCTCACCGCCATCGGCGCGGCGCCTCGCATGGGGCATCTCGATCGTCGCGACACTCCTCGTGGCACTCGTCGCGGCAGGCGCCTACGTCGTGATCCAGAGCAACCGATCGATCCCGGTCGTCACCGATGTGCAGGGCACGTTCGACGGCACTGCCGTGACGTTCACCTGGAACGATCCGGGCCTCGCCGATGGCGATGCGTACATCGTCACCGTCGGCGGAACGGCATGGCCGATGCAGCGAGAACCGGTGTTCGCGGTGAACGCCGACGACGGCGACCGAGTGTGCGCGAGCATCACGGTGACCCGCGACGGCAAGTCCGGCAAGCCCAGCGCCCAGCGCTGCGTCGACGTCGATGAGGCCGGATGA